A window of Chryseobacterium shandongense genomic DNA:
GTAAAAATCTCTTTCCAAGAAACGTTGGCAATATTGGTGCTGTCCGAAGGAAGCATGTCTGTGCGGTACAGCTTTTCATCAACCACATTATTGGGTCTGTTGTATTCCTTTCTTACCATACAGGATGATACGACTGCCAGAAGTACAACTGAAAAAGAAAGTCCTTTTATAATATTTAAAGTATTCTTCATTATTTGAAGTTTAAGATTTAAAATTCAGGGTTTGGGATTTCAGTCATTAAACTTTAGACCGAAACCCTGAACATGCTTAATTATTCTGCTAAATTGATTTCTTTTTGTTTGATAGGTTTCACCTTTTCCTGCAGATATTCGAAAATAACATACAGTACCGGAATTACGAAAAGCCCTAAAATAGTACCGATTAATAACCCTATCGCTGCTCCTGTAGCGATGGACCTGTTACCAACCGCACCAATTCCGCTTGCTAAAACCAATGGTAAAAGACCGAAGATAAAGGCAAATGAGGTCATCAAAATAGGTCTCAATCTTGCTTTTGCAGCGTTGATGGCAGACATGACAATTGTTTCTCCGTGATGTCTTCGCTGAACGGCAAATTCTACAATCAAAATCGCATTTTTCGCTAAAAGTCCAACCAACATGATCAGGGCAATCTGGAAGTAAATATTATTTTCCAGTCCCATAATTTTTTGCCCGAAATAGGCTCCCATTACCCCGAGAGGAAGGGATATTACTACGATCAGCGGAAGAATATAACTTTCATATTGTGCTGAAAGAATGAAGTAAACGAAAATCAAACTCAACGCAAAAATCAGTACGGTCTGAGATCCGGAATTCAATTCCTCTCTGGTTAATCCCGTAAATTCAACATCGTAATTTTGGTTTAATGTTTCTTTTGCTACATCCTGAACGGCTGTAATCGCATCTCCGGAACTAAATCCTGCGGAATTGGCTCCGGTAATTTTTACGGAAGTAAACAAATTATAACGGCTTACCGACTGCGGTCCGTATGCTTTATTTAAAGTAACGAACTGGGAAATCGGAGACATTACGCCTGATCCTGTTTTTACATACAGCTCATTCAGATTTTCTATTTTCTGCCTGTTTTCAGGAAGTGCCTGAACCATAACCCTGAACTGTTTTCCGTATTTGGTAAAATCTGCAGTATAAATACCACCGATATATCCCTGCATGGTTGAAAGGATATCGCTTACAGAAACTCCAAGCTGCTTCGCCAAAGGAACATTAATATGCATTTCGTACTGCGGATATTTTGTATTGAAAGAAGTCTGGGCAAATTCAATTTCAGGTCTTTGCATCAGTCTTCCGATAAATTCATTGGTCTTGTTATCCAGATCGGCATATTCTCCTCCCGATTTATCCAGCAGAACCATCTCAAAACCTGCACTACTACCAAATCCCGGTACACTCGGCGGTTGAAAGAATACCACTTTGGCATCAGGAACAGCTCCTGTAATTCCGAACAGTCTTTTGGTAATATCTTCTGAAGTCTGTCCATCCTTTTTCCTTTCATCGAATGGTTTTAGCTTAACAAAGGCAAGACCGTTATTACTTCCGTTTCCGGAGAGGAAACCTCTCCCTGTCGAAATCGTAACGTTTTGTACTCCAGGTACCTTTAACGCTTTTGCCTGAAGGGTCTTCAAAGCATTGTACGTTCTTTCCATAGAAGCACCGGGAGGAAGCTGAACGTCGGTAAAGATAATCCCTCTGTCTTCCGTCGGTACGAAACCTTTTTTCATGGTGGTACTTGCCCAGTAAAGGATTCCTCCGGTAATGGCAAAGATAATCAGGGTCACCCATTTATGTCTCAGAAGGAAAATAAATCCTCTTCCGTAACGGTCTGTGGTGGTTTTAAAAGCAATATTAAACTTATAAAAAAACTTCTGGATGAAATTTAAATTTTTATACTCCGCATGATGCGCATCGTGAGGTTTTAAGAATAATGAACATAAAACAGGACTCAATGTCAAGGCATTAATCGCAGAGATAATGATTGCCACAATCAGTGTGATACCAAACTGCTGGTAGAAAACTCCTGTTGGACCAGTGATGAATGTTACCGGAATAAATACAGACGCCATTACCAATGTAATTGAAATAATTGCTCCTGTAATTTCGTCCATGGCTTCTACGGTTGCTTTTTTTGCATCGGTAATTCCGTGTTCCATTTTGGCATGGACCGCCTCGACGACGACAATGGCATCATCCACAACGATACCGATGGCTAAAACCAAAGCAAAGAGAGTCAAAAGGTTTAATGAATATCCGAATAAATTGAGGAAGAAGAATGCTCCCACGATCGAAACCGGAACTGCAATGGCCGGAATCAGCGTAGATCTGAAATCCTGAAGGAAAATGTATACTACAATAAATACCAGGATGAACGCTTCGATCAGGGTATGAACCACTTTATCGATTGATGCTTCAAGGAATTCGTTGGTATCAAAGTTAAAGGTATATTTAATGCCTTCGGGAAAGCTTCCTTCTGATGATTTCAAGTATTCTTTGATGTTTTTTATAATCTCCTGAGCATTTGAACCTGGTGTCTGGAAAATACCCATACTGATAGCAGGATTGTTTCCGTTTTCTCCGATTCCTGTATAAGACTGTCCTGCTAATTCTACTTTAGCAACGTCTTTCAGCATCAGATTCTGCCCATCTCCAAGAGATTTGATGATGATGTTATCGTATTGTTCTTTTTCGTTGAATTTTCCTACGTATTTAATAATATATTCGAAAGAGCTTCCGCTGTTTTGTCCGATGGAACCGGCCGCAGCTTCCCTACTCTGTTCATTGATTGCATTGGTAACTTCTGTTGGAGTGATACCATAAGCCGCCATTTTGGACGGATCCAGCCATACTCTCATGGAATAATTTTTTCCACCGAAAACGTTGGCATCACCTACTCCGTTAATCCTCTTTAAGTTTGGAATAACATTTATATTCAAAAAGTTCTGAAGGTATACATCATCAAGATCTTTATTTTCGGAATAGAATGACATATACATCAACGCACTGGTCTGCTGTTTCTGCGTAACAACCCCGGAACGGGTAACTTCACTTGGCAACAAAGGAGTTGCCCTTGTAACACGGTTCTGAACGTTTACCGCCGCAATATCAGGATCAATTCCTTGTTTGAAGAACACCTGGATATTAGCCGAACCGTCATTTCCAGCACTGGATGTGATGTAATCCATTCCTTCCACCCCATTAATCTGTTCTTCCAAGGGTACTACTACACTCTTCATAACGGTTTCCGCATTGGCTCCGGTATAATTTGCCGTAACGCTTACTGTAGGTGGCGCTATATCGGGGTACTGTGTTACCGGAAGTGCAATCAGTCCTAACACCCCGAGAATCACAATTAATATTGAGATTACCGTAGATAAAACCGGCCTGTTTATAAAATTTTTAATCATTTTTTAGAATTTCGGTTTTATAGATTGAACAAGACTATCCATTTTTACGGGTTGCTTTTTTACGGCAGTTCCCGGTTTCAGACCACCGATACCTGCTGCAATAATGGTTTCTCCTTTATTTACTCCGGATTTTATCAGGGCCATATTGTCAATTCTGTCGATAACGTTTACTACTACATTTCTCGCAGTATCGCTCTTATCAACTT
This region includes:
- a CDS encoding efflux RND transporter permease subunit, which codes for MIKNFINRPVLSTVISILIVILGVLGLIALPVTQYPDIAPPTVSVTANYTGANAETVMKSVVVPLEEQINGVEGMDYITSSAGNDGSANIQVFFKQGIDPDIAAVNVQNRVTRATPLLPSEVTRSGVVTQKQQTSALMYMSFYSENKDLDDVYLQNFLNINVIPNLKRINGVGDANVFGGKNYSMRVWLDPSKMAAYGITPTEVTNAINEQSREAAAGSIGQNSGSSFEYIIKYVGKFNEKEQYDNIIIKSLGDGQNLMLKDVAKVELAGQSYTGIGENGNNPAISMGIFQTPGSNAQEIIKNIKEYLKSSEGSFPEGIKYTFNFDTNEFLEASIDKVVHTLIEAFILVFIVVYIFLQDFRSTLIPAIAVPVSIVGAFFFLNLFGYSLNLLTLFALVLAIGIVVDDAIVVVEAVHAKMEHGITDAKKATVEAMDEITGAIISITLVMASVFIPVTFITGPTGVFYQQFGITLIVAIIISAINALTLSPVLCSLFLKPHDAHHAEYKNLNFIQKFFYKFNIAFKTTTDRYGRGFIFLLRHKWVTLIIFAITGGILYWASTTMKKGFVPTEDRGIIFTDVQLPPGASMERTYNALKTLQAKALKVPGVQNVTISTGRGFLSGNGSNNGLAFVKLKPFDERKKDGQTSEDITKRLFGITGAVPDAKVVFFQPPSVPGFGSSAGFEMVLLDKSGGEYADLDNKTNEFIGRLMQRPEIEFAQTSFNTKYPQYEMHINVPLAKQLGVSVSDILSTMQGYIGGIYTADFTKYGKQFRVMVQALPENRQKIENLNELYVKTGSGVMSPISQFVTLNKAYGPQSVSRYNLFTSVKITGANSAGFSSGDAITAVQDVAKETLNQNYDVEFTGLTREELNSGSQTVLIFALSLIFVYFILSAQYESYILPLIVVISLPLGVMGAYFGQKIMGLENNIYFQIALIMLVGLLAKNAILIVEFAVQRRHHGETIVMSAINAAKARLRPILMTSFAFIFGLLPLVLASGIGAVGNRSIATGAAIGLLIGTILGLFVIPVLYVIFEYLQEKVKPIKQKEINLAE